A single genomic interval of Lentimicrobium saccharophilum harbors:
- a CDS encoding Hsp20/alpha crystallin family protein codes for MNNTYGQFFSNPSRNCNSCNPPANIYEQDNAFFIELAVPGYMKEDFNINLEQQVLNISAAEKNKEPENEKYLRREFGAGEISKRFVLPKTVDTDNIKADYQNGILKIHIPVKKEVKLSREIAIS; via the coding sequence ATGAACAATACATATGGCCAGTTTTTCAGCAATCCCTCGCGCAACTGCAACAGCTGCAATCCACCGGCCAATATTTACGAACAGGATAATGCTTTTTTCATTGAACTGGCTGTTCCCGGTTATATGAAGGAAGACTTTAATATTAACCTGGAGCAGCAGGTACTCAATATATCGGCTGCAGAAAAAAACAAGGAACCTGAGAATGAAAAATACCTTCGCCGGGAATTCGGTGCCGGAGAAATCAGCAAACGCTTTGTACTTCCCAAAACCGTAGATACCGACAACATCAAAGCCGACTATCAGAATGGCATCCTGAAAATTCACATTCCGGTAAAGAAAGAAGTGAAACTCAGCAGGGAAATCGCAATCTCATAA
- the gmk gene encoding guanylate kinase, whose translation MNKPKESEGKLIIVSAPSGAGKTTIVKYLLASGLNLGFSVSATSRQIRPNEVDGKDYFFITSEAFRKKIEEGDLLEWQEVYEGNFYGTLKSQVKILLDQGKNIIFDVDVVGGLNIKNYFGDRALSVFVSPPSLEELENRLRFRKTDSEETINRRMEKARWELGFAPRFDYILVNNDLETAKKEAHKVVTEFLKPKY comes from the coding sequence GTGAATAAACCAAAAGAATCGGAAGGGAAATTAATCATTGTATCGGCACCTTCGGGGGCAGGTAAAACCACCATCGTGAAATACCTGCTGGCTTCCGGACTTAATCTTGGATTTTCCGTTTCTGCCACAAGCAGGCAGATAAGGCCCAATGAAGTTGATGGGAAAGACTATTTTTTTATCACATCCGAAGCATTCCGAAAAAAAATCGAAGAGGGTGATCTGCTTGAGTGGCAGGAAGTATATGAAGGAAATTTTTACGGTACATTAAAATCGCAGGTAAAAATTTTGCTGGATCAGGGAAAAAACATTATATTTGATGTTGATGTCGTTGGCGGATTGAATATAAAAAATTATTTCGGCGACCGGGCTTTATCGGTGTTTGTTTCGCCACCTTCACTCGAAGAACTGGAGAATCGCCTCAGATTCAGAAAAACAGATTCGGAAGAGACGATAAACAGGCGGATGGAAAAGGCCCGCTGGGAGCTTGGTTTTGCACCCCGCTTCGATTACATCCTGGTGAACAATGATCTTGAAACTGCAAAAAAAGAAGCCCACAAGGTGGTCACAGAATTTCTGAAGCCAAAATATTGA
- a CDS encoding LytR/AlgR family response regulator transcription factor, translating to MIRTVIIDDEARSRETIREMIRLYCSNAEVVAEAEDVRSGISVIRAQKPDLVILDIKMPDGSGFDLLRQIMPVDFRVIFVTAFEEYAIKAFKFNAVDYITKPVDPIELQVAIDRVSKIIETGNINNQLQKMMDGFGKPAPQDNKKIILKTADTIHVLEFDDILRCESDRNYTVFILENGERIMVSKSIKEYETVLEENNFCRIHQSHIINLAHLRKFKKDELICVLKDNSEIPVAYRKRDDLLKVLRNL from the coding sequence ATGATACGCACTGTAATTATTGATGATGAAGCCCGGTCAAGAGAAACGATCCGGGAAATGATAAGGCTTTATTGCTCAAATGCTGAGGTTGTTGCCGAAGCCGAGGATGTGAGGTCCGGGATATCTGTTATAAGGGCTCAAAAACCCGACCTTGTGATCCTGGATATTAAGATGCCTGACGGTTCAGGGTTTGATCTGCTGAGGCAGATCATGCCGGTAGATTTCCGGGTGATTTTTGTCACCGCTTTTGAAGAGTATGCAATCAAGGCGTTCAAATTCAATGCGGTGGATTACATTACCAAACCGGTAGATCCTATTGAGCTTCAGGTAGCGATTGATCGCGTTTCAAAAATCATTGAAACCGGCAACATCAATAACCAGCTTCAGAAGATGATGGATGGTTTTGGAAAACCTGCGCCGCAGGATAACAAAAAGATCATTCTGAAAACCGCTGATACCATTCATGTGCTGGAATTTGATGACATCCTGAGGTGTGAGTCGGATCGTAATTATACGGTATTTATTCTCGAAAATGGTGAGCGTATCATGGTTTCCAAATCTATCAAGGAGTATGAGACGGTTCTGGAAGAAAACAATTTTTGCAGGATTCATCAATCGCACATCATTAACCTCGCGCATTTACGAAAATTCAAAAAGGATGAATTAATCTGTGTTCTGAAAGATAACTCGGAAATTCCGGTTGCATACCGTAAACGGGACGATCTGCTGAAAGTGCTACGCAATCTTTAG
- a CDS encoding lysylphosphatidylglycerol synthase transmembrane domain-containing protein → MPSQQRRILNLFAFRRIIIPVILGLGVIIYMIAGDLTHSDLASINWRWHSVYFFMLAFLMMVIRDLAYMYRIRLLTGEVLNWRKSFEVIMLWEFASSVTPSVVGGSAIAVFILSKEKLGTGRSTAIVVVTAMLDEMFYIVMVPVIFILAGYERLSVTGKVFTMLGADFSPMGIFFIGFTLIVILTLLLAYGILFNPGGFKWLLMRITSLKLFRKFREGAEVTGDQVIITSRELRDKNSIFWLKAFGATIFSWTARFWVVNFLIMAFTGSIAFSENMLIYARQLMMWVIMLISPTPGGSGIAEYFFPVFLREFIAGPAGDLTTLVALSWRLISYYPYLIIGAIVLPLWLRRVYLGRKLIRFRKMKKAPQQ, encoded by the coding sequence ATGCCCAGCCAGCAACGACGTATTCTGAATCTTTTTGCTTTCCGGAGAATCATCATTCCGGTAATTCTCGGACTGGGTGTAATTATTTACATGATTGCCGGTGACCTTACCCATAGCGATCTGGCTTCCATTAACTGGCGATGGCATTCGGTATATTTTTTTATGCTTGCCTTCCTGATGATGGTGATCCGGGATCTTGCCTATATGTACAGGATCCGCCTCCTTACAGGGGAGGTACTCAACTGGAGAAAATCCTTCGAAGTGATCATGCTGTGGGAGTTTGCTTCCAGTGTTACCCCCTCGGTGGTCGGAGGGTCGGCCATTGCTGTTTTTATCTTAAGTAAGGAGAAACTCGGAACAGGCAGATCTACAGCCATTGTGGTGGTTACTGCGATGCTGGACGAGATGTTTTACATAGTAATGGTGCCGGTTATTTTTATATTGGCCGGGTACGAAAGGCTTTCCGTAACCGGCAAAGTTTTTACCATGCTTGGTGCCGATTTCAGCCCAATGGGCATTTTCTTTATCGGATTCACACTGATCGTAATTCTGACCTTATTGCTTGCATACGGCATTTTATTTAATCCCGGCGGATTCAAATGGTTGCTGATGCGGATTACCTCATTGAAACTTTTCCGGAAGTTCAGGGAAGGTGCCGAAGTTACGGGTGATCAGGTAATCATTACCTCCCGTGAGCTGCGAGACAAAAATTCCATTTTCTGGCTAAAGGCATTCGGAGCGACGATCTTTTCCTGGACAGCCCGTTTCTGGGTTGTGAATTTCCTGATTATGGCGTTTACCGGTTCTATCGCTTTTTCGGAGAATATGCTGATTTATGCCCGCCAACTGATGATGTGGGTAATTATGCTGATAAGTCCTACTCCGGGCGGAAGCGGAATTGCAGAATATTTTTTCCCGGTATTCCTCCGGGAATTCATTGCAGGACCGGCCGGCGACCTTACCACACTGGTAGCTTTGTCGTGGCGGCTGATCAGTTATTATCCCTACCTGATCATTGGTGCAATTGTTTTACCATTGTGGCTCAGGCGGGTGTACCTGGGACGGAAGCTGATCCGGTTCAGGAAAATGAAAAAGGCCCCTCAGCAATGA
- a CDS encoding glutamine synthetase family protein, with translation MTVFTELNPNPLVQYLNKSAEEFTKADIIKYIEDHNIEMVNFRYTGGDGRLKTLNFVISSRDHLNSILTTGERVDGSSLFPFIQAGSSDLYVVPRYRTAFVNPFSDVPALDILCSYYNKDGEPLESSPEYILRKAHKALKEKTGYTFNVMGELEYYVISEEEDLFRAVDQKGYHESFPFAKWEQLRTEAMTAMAKAGCLIKYGHSEVGNFSQDGKLYEQNEIEFMPTNLEEAADQLVIAKWILRSLAYKYGVTVTFAPKITVGKAGSGLHIHTKLVKDGKNQMVANGKLSDTARKAIAGYLELAPSLTAFGNSNPTSYFRLVPHQEAPTNICWGDRNRSVLVRVPLGWTGGNSMIYHANPLEKPTDDDLSQLQTVEFRCPDGSADIYLLLAGLTVAARHGLEMKDALQKAEKTYVDVNIFDEKNKERLAELNKLPVSCWESAAMLEQQAEIYLKYGVFSQGVIDGVARKLRSYKDEHLREEISCKKEKIMSLVEQYFHCG, from the coding sequence ATGACTGTTTTCACAGAATTAAACCCGAATCCGCTTGTACAATATCTGAACAAATCCGCGGAAGAATTTACAAAAGCCGACATCATTAAATACATTGAAGACCATAACATTGAGATGGTCAACTTCAGGTACACCGGAGGCGATGGCAGGCTGAAGACCCTCAATTTTGTAATCAGTTCACGCGATCACCTTAACTCCATCCTGACTACAGGTGAAAGGGTTGACGGGTCAAGCCTGTTCCCGTTTATACAGGCAGGGTCGAGCGACCTTTACGTTGTTCCGCGTTACAGGACTGCTTTTGTGAATCCGTTTTCGGATGTGCCCGCGCTTGACATCCTCTGCTCATATTACAACAAAGACGGCGAGCCACTCGAAAGCTCCCCTGAATACATCCTGCGCAAGGCCCATAAGGCACTGAAAGAAAAAACCGGGTATACTTTCAATGTAATGGGTGAACTGGAGTACTACGTAATCAGCGAAGAAGAAGACCTTTTCAGGGCAGTGGACCAGAAAGGGTACCATGAATCCTTCCCATTTGCCAAGTGGGAGCAACTGCGCACCGAAGCCATGACTGCCATGGCCAAAGCCGGCTGTTTGATAAAATACGGTCATTCCGAAGTCGGGAATTTCTCTCAGGACGGGAAATTATACGAGCAGAACGAGATTGAATTTATGCCAACTAATCTTGAAGAAGCCGCAGACCAGCTGGTTATAGCCAAATGGATTCTCCGCTCACTGGCTTATAAATATGGTGTTACCGTGACTTTTGCCCCAAAAATCACGGTTGGCAAAGCCGGAAGCGGATTACACATTCACACCAAGCTTGTGAAGGACGGCAAAAACCAGATGGTAGCAAACGGAAAGCTGAGCGATACTGCGCGCAAGGCCATCGCCGGTTACCTTGAGCTTGCCCCTTCACTTACGGCATTTGGTAATTCCAACCCCACCTCCTATTTCAGGCTGGTCCCGCATCAGGAAGCACCCACCAACATCTGCTGGGGCGACCGCAACCGCAGCGTACTGGTAAGGGTTCCCCTGGGCTGGACAGGGGGTAACTCCATGATTTATCATGCCAACCCTCTTGAAAAACCCACCGATGATGATCTGTCACAACTCCAGACTGTTGAATTCCGCTGCCCCGACGGCTCCGCAGATATTTACCTGTTGCTGGCCGGACTGACCGTTGCCGCAAGACACGGTCTGGAAATGAAAGACGCCCTTCAGAAAGCCGAAAAAACCTATGTGGATGTAAATATCTTCGATGAGAAAAATAAAGAAAGGCTGGCTGAACTCAACAAACTTCCTGTTTCATGCTGGGAATCGGCTGCAATGCTTGAGCAGCAGGCAGAAATTTATCTGAAATACGGCGTATTTTCACAAGGAGTGATCGACGGGGTAGCCCGGAAATTAAGGAGTTATAAGGACGAACACCTTCGTGAAGAAATCAGCTGTAAAAAGGAAAAAATCATGTCTTTGGTGGAGCAATATTTCCACTGCGGATAA
- a CDS encoding phospholipase D-like domain-containing protein, with translation MKPRGQHASMLFDDPAMFQQAMLNDIAGARSYIFLEFYRIGDDSVGERFRDLLVRKCKEGVKVKLLLDSWGTSLPESFFEQFRQFGGEVRYFKKIKFFIDFFTKNHRRNHRKLLIIDDQICYIGSANLTAYSMKWRELMLRVEGPLAQVFRKTFNDSAKIYKKYIFNKFAYKRTIFYRGFEIVQDLPSIYRQQIKKRYEKLLQKARKSVYIETPYFLPGYKLRRYMMQAARRGVEVNVIIPLHSDVRSVDLLRSKYMGFYYNSKIRIRFYTPGNLHAKCVLVDDETFAIGSANFDYRSFRYQHEIMLFGKDREIVSLLKGHIEKTLTDCIDFDYEAWLRRPVLEKVFGWMLIPFRHLF, from the coding sequence ATGAAGCCCCGCGGTCAGCATGCTTCAATGCTTTTTGATGACCCGGCCATGTTCCAGCAAGCTATGCTAAACGACATTGCCGGAGCCAGGAGTTATATATTCCTGGAGTTTTACCGTATCGGGGATGATTCGGTAGGGGAACGTTTCAGGGATTTGCTGGTACGAAAATGTAAGGAAGGGGTAAAGGTTAAGCTTCTGCTCGACTCATGGGGGACCAGTCTGCCGGAATCATTCTTTGAGCAGTTCAGGCAATTTGGAGGCGAGGTACGTTATTTTAAGAAAATCAAATTCTTTATTGACTTTTTTACAAAGAACCACCGCAGGAACCACCGGAAGCTTTTAATCATTGATGATCAGATCTGTTACATTGGTTCGGCAAATCTGACGGCCTATTCCATGAAATGGAGAGAGTTGATGCTACGGGTGGAAGGTCCGCTGGCGCAGGTTTTCCGAAAAACATTCAACGACAGTGCGAAGATTTACAAAAAGTATATCTTCAATAAGTTTGCATACAAGCGTACTATTTTTTACCGTGGGTTTGAAATTGTTCAGGATCTTCCATCCATATACAGGCAGCAGATAAAAAAGCGTTACGAGAAGTTGCTTCAGAAAGCCAGAAAATCGGTTTATATTGAAACACCTTATTTTCTTCCGGGATATAAACTCCGGCGCTACATGATGCAGGCCGCCCGGCGGGGAGTTGAAGTGAATGTTATTATCCCCCTGCATTCCGATGTAAGATCAGTTGATCTTCTCCGCAGCAAATACATGGGTTTTTACTATAACAGCAAAATCCGGATCAGATTTTATACTCCGGGAAACCTGCATGCTAAATGTGTTCTGGTGGATGATGAAACCTTTGCCATTGGTTCGGCAAATTTCGATTATCGCAGCTTCAGGTATCAGCACGAGATTATGTTATTTGGAAAGGACCGCGAAATAGTGAGTTTGCTGAAGGGCCATATCGAAAAAACGCTGACAGACTGCATTGATTTTGACTATGAAGCCTGGCTTCGCCGGCCGGTGCTCGAAAAAGTTTTCGGCTGGATGCTTATTCCTTTCCGGCATTTGTTTTAA
- a CDS encoding adenylate/guanylate cyclase domain-containing protein, with protein MQKAEVALMFSDIRGYSRLLELDEQEALELLARHNEISQQVITEYNGHLVKRLDDSVLASFVSVNDAYLCAVDFLERLKAFNRNKEKPRRLLVSIGLHKGKAEVRNSVVIGEQVNVVARLQAMAEPGCICMSNAMYSAISKMIDLKVVEYRDVEIENLPGSHNVYKTLSIYRDEFKIGRPAVHQKSDFRYKIKEIEHLPGRGTSFASTTFAALIFFSVLLVMGAGIQAQRTSTGLSDILSMWLNSPVLYFSVIPASLFFAALYARRKMRAVFDDVREVDRILSYIMSQLGYRQPVHAKGFMLFRPEPGNFLILGMRKFRARVDGNTILLQGPYLYMSRLIKMLKHYEQTGKTDSI; from the coding sequence ATGCAAAAAGCAGAAGTGGCATTAATGTTTTCTGACATTCGCGGTTATTCAAGGCTTCTTGAGCTTGATGAGCAAGAGGCCCTTGAGTTGCTGGCCAGACATAATGAAATTTCACAGCAGGTCATCACCGAGTACAACGGGCATCTGGTAAAGAGGCTTGACGACTCAGTACTCGCCTCCTTTGTGTCGGTTAACGATGCCTATCTGTGTGCAGTTGACTTTCTTGAGCGGCTCAAAGCGTTTAACCGGAATAAGGAAAAACCCAGGCGGCTTCTGGTAAGTATAGGATTGCACAAAGGTAAAGCGGAAGTCCGTAATTCCGTGGTGATCGGCGAGCAGGTGAATGTGGTTGCCAGGCTGCAGGCCATGGCAGAACCGGGATGTATCTGCATGTCGAATGCCATGTATTCGGCCATCAGCAAGATGATTGATCTTAAGGTAGTTGAATACCGGGATGTTGAGATTGAAAACCTTCCGGGAAGTCATAACGTATATAAAACCCTCTCCATTTACCGCGATGAATTCAAAATCGGCAGACCGGCAGTTCATCAGAAATCAGATTTCCGTTATAAAATAAAAGAGATTGAGCACCTTCCGGGCAGGGGCACTTCCTTTGCTTCCACAACTTTTGCTGCACTTATTTTCTTTTCAGTGCTTCTGGTCATGGGTGCAGGCATTCAGGCACAACGAACCAGCACCGGGCTCTCCGACATCCTCTCCATGTGGCTGAATTCTCCTGTATTATACTTTTCTGTAATTCCGGCTTCACTGTTCTTTGCCGCCCTGTATGCCAGGAGAAAAATGCGCGCAGTGTTTGATGATGTGCGGGAAGTTGATCGCATCCTGTCTTACATTATGTCACAATTGGGCTATCGCCAGCCCGTGCATGCCAAAGGCTTTATGCTTTTCAGACCGGAGCCGGGAAATTTCCTGATCCTCGGAATGCGCAAATTCAGGGCACGGGTTGATGGA
- a CDS encoding DMT family transporter, with the protein MEKIKIKAHAALFGSGLLFGANYWIAKGLMPGTMQPMQIIFVRGFAAMILFWLLSASMQPLKIYRSDHIKLIICSLLGIAINQICFFTGLNYTSPVDTSLIHAGSPLMVIAFSAVIAGEKVTTPKIAGILAGGAGAILLILQGSGPAAAENQLLGNTLILINITAYSLYLVLVKPLMMKYNAVTVMKWVFLYGFLMVIPFSAKDAFSINWQGFTPSAWLSLGYIVVGTTFLAYLLTTFSLKALSAGVAGYYIYMQPVIAAAIGIFMFSEALSTAKIVAGILIFAGVYLVNRPAGIKTNAGKE; encoded by the coding sequence ATGGAAAAGATAAAAATAAAAGCCCACGCTGCGCTGTTCGGTTCCGGATTGTTGTTCGGCGCCAACTACTGGATTGCCAAAGGGCTGATGCCGGGCACCATGCAACCGATGCAGATTATATTTGTACGTGGTTTTGCGGCCATGATCCTATTCTGGTTGTTATCTGCAAGTATGCAACCGTTAAAAATTTACCGCTCCGACCATATTAAACTGATCATTTGCAGCCTCCTGGGCATCGCCATAAACCAGATTTGCTTTTTTACAGGCCTCAACTACACCAGCCCGGTCGACACTTCCCTGATTCATGCCGGCAGCCCTCTCATGGTAATCGCGTTTTCTGCCGTCATAGCAGGTGAAAAAGTGACCACTCCGAAAATTGCCGGCATCCTGGCAGGTGGTGCAGGGGCAATTCTATTGATTTTACAGGGATCTGGTCCGGCAGCAGCAGAAAATCAGCTTCTCGGCAATACACTTATCCTGATAAACATCACCGCATATAGCCTCTACCTTGTGCTGGTAAAGCCGCTGATGATGAAATACAACGCTGTTACTGTGATGAAGTGGGTTTTTCTCTACGGCTTTCTGATGGTAATCCCTTTCAGTGCAAAAGACGCCTTCAGCATAAACTGGCAGGGCTTCACCCCTTCTGCATGGCTTTCGCTGGGCTATATCGTTGTGGGAACAACCTTCCTGGCTTATCTGCTCACGACTTTTTCGCTGAAGGCCTTAAGCGCCGGGGTGGCAGGATATTACATTTACATGCAACCGGTGATAGCGGCCGCAATTGGGATTTTCATGTTCAGTGAAGCGTTGAGCACGGCCAAAATAGTTGCCGGAATATTGATTTTTGCGGGCGTTTACCTTGTAAACCGCCCGGCCGGCATTAAAACAAATGCCGGAAAGGAATAA
- a CDS encoding YicC/YloC family endoribonuclease — protein MLRSMTGYGKAVAKLNGKSVTLEIRSLNSKQLDMNLRLHPALRDNEPEIRAVVNRMLERGKVELTGNIDFTGTDLPAVINRPVAVSYYNELSSLARELGASEENLLSVVMKMPEVTRLSKEEITVEEWNSIFTSLNEALQQLDEFRKHEGELLERDFILRIKTIQSLLAEVEPFEQNRNLQLREKLRNSFADFIDNNNFDTNRFEQEIIYYLEKLDITEEKVRLAKHCKYFLETLIEDASNGRKLSFVSQEIGREINTMGSKANDADIQKLVVRMKDELEKIKEQLANIL, from the coding sequence ATGCTAAGGTCAATGACTGGTTACGGCAAAGCTGTTGCCAAACTCAACGGAAAGTCGGTAACCCTTGAAATCAGATCGCTTAACAGCAAGCAACTTGACATGAACCTGAGGCTGCACCCTGCGCTGCGGGACAATGAGCCGGAGATCAGGGCAGTTGTAAACCGGATGCTTGAAAGAGGCAAGGTAGAACTTACCGGAAACATTGATTTTACAGGCACCGATCTGCCGGCCGTCATCAACAGGCCGGTTGCCGTTTCATATTACAATGAACTGAGTTCATTAGCCAGGGAACTGGGCGCAAGTGAAGAAAATCTGCTGTCAGTTGTAATGAAGATGCCTGAAGTAACCAGACTTTCGAAGGAGGAAATAACCGTGGAGGAATGGAATTCGATATTCACTTCGCTGAATGAAGCATTGCAGCAACTGGACGAATTCAGAAAACATGAAGGTGAGCTCCTGGAAAGAGATTTTATTCTCAGGATTAAAACCATACAATCCCTGCTGGCTGAGGTTGAGCCTTTCGAACAAAACCGGAACCTGCAACTCCGTGAAAAACTCCGCAACAGTTTTGCTGATTTTATTGATAATAACAATTTCGATACCAACCGGTTTGAGCAGGAGATTATATATTATCTTGAAAAACTGGATATCACCGAGGAAAAAGTCAGGCTTGCCAAGCATTGCAAATATTTTCTCGAGACCCTTATTGAGGATGCCTCCAATGGAAGAAAACTCTCTTTTGTGTCGCAGGAAATAGGAAGAGAGATCAACACCATGGGGTCAAAGGCCAATGATGCCGACATTCAGAAGCTGGTAGTAAGGATGAAGGATGAACTGGAAAAAATCAAGGAACAACTTGCCAACATTCTCTGA